The sequence GTTTTCCCATTCTGATTCCTGAGTAATTTGTTTAAGGGCGGTTTGCAGGTCTTGTTTTTCTTGTTCAGTTTTGACTGTTTTTTGTTCGGTGCAACTGTATTGATCTAAAAGTTTTCTGGCTTGTGTGAGTTCCATGTTTTGATTTGCGAATTAATTATCAATCTCTTGACCATTAATGGGTAAATAGTCATTAAATCTTTGTTGATCGTAATAGTAAACGGTGCGAATGGGATAGGGAATATTAATTTCCGCTTCATCAAATTCCCGTTTTATGGCGATGATCGCTTTGGTTTGTACGCGACGGACAATTTGTTGTTGCGGTTGTGTCCAATATCGGAGAACAAAGTCAATGGAACTATCCCCAAACCCGACTAAATCAATTTCTGGTTCAGGATAATCTAGCACGCCTTCCACATTTTGAATCAGGTTTTTTAGTAACTGCTGGGCTGTGGGTAAAGGGGTATTATAATCCACACCAACGCCTAAATCTGTGCGTCGATAGTTATAGGCTGTGCGAACTTGAATTTCATTGGTGAAAACGGTGGCGTTGGGAACAATCACTTCTTCTCCTTGATAGGTGCGAATGCGCGTGGTGCGAATGTCGATATGTTCAACAGTTCCCTCGTATCCCGCAACAATGATTTGATCGCCGATGCGAAAGGGTTCTTGCAGTAAGAGCAAAATTCCTGCTAAAAAGTTTTTGAAAATATCTTGGAACGCAAATCCAATCGCCACTGATCCTAGTCCGAGGGCTGCAATAATATCCCCGAGACTTAAACCTGGAAAGGCGACAACGCCCGCAAGTAAAACACCGAGGGCTAGGGTGAAAATATAGCTGGTTTTTTCCAGTAACAGTTGTAGCGAGGCACTGGGAAGGGTTTTTTTTCCTATTTTGCGAGCAACTTTTTTGGTGGCTTTGGCGACATAGCGGGCTGCGACAAGGATAATAATCCCAGCAATCAGTCCGGGTAAGGCGC comes from Halothece sp. PCC 7418 and encodes:
- a CDS encoding mechanosensitive ion channel family protein produces the protein MSGIPETIITSLQDIVGSLIRALPGLIAGIIILVAARYVAKATKKVARKIGKKTLPSASLQLLLEKTSYIFTLALGVLLAGVVAFPGLSLGDIIAALGLGSVAIGFAFQDIFKNFLAGILLLLQEPFRIGDQIIVAGYEGTVEHIDIRTTRIRTYQGEEVIVPNATVFTNEIQVRTAYNYRRTDLGVGVDYNTPLPTAQQLLKNLIQNVEGVLDYPEPEIDLVGFGDSSIDFVLRYWTQPQQQIVRRVQTKAIIAIKREFDEAEINIPYPIRTVYYYDQQRFNDYLPINGQEIDN